A DNA window from Sulfitobacter noctilucicola contains the following coding sequences:
- a CDS encoding heme biosynthesis protein HemY, whose amino-acid sequence MLWSLIKIVVFVAVVAALAWGAGYLLESQGGVQVTVLGTEFSFGPLQSVIAVIVLLVAVWLLLKIFSLLVATWKFLNGDETALSRYFDRNRERKGFDALSEGLMALASGEGRVALAKAQKADKYLNKPALTNLLTAQAAELAGDRKMAEETYRKLVADESTRFVGVRGIMKQKLAEGDTDTALKLAEKAFALKPKHGETGDILLQLQAQKEDWTGARKTLSAKLKNGQLPRDVHKRRDAVLALSEAREVFDEGNDIAARESAIEANRMSPDLIPAAVMAARGYIEQGKPRYAARVLAKGWSVHPHPDLAAAFAEIEPDEKPAARIKRFKALTKSKPDHPETKMLNAELFIADEDFPAARRALGDLVETDPTARSVTLMAAIERGEGASDTVVKGWLARALTVSRGPQWICDNCQHIHHDWAPMCTNCKSFDTLTWKTPPMSEVAMPGGVQMLPLIVGAVEDQSGADGAGAVATVSDIEEAQLVTDPPAMSSEATDKDGKTAS is encoded by the coding sequence ATGTTGTGGTCATTGATCAAGATTGTCGTTTTTGTTGCCGTGGTGGCGGCGTTGGCGTGGGGTGCAGGCTATCTTCTGGAAAGCCAGGGCGGCGTTCAGGTTACTGTCTTGGGTACAGAATTCAGCTTTGGACCTTTACAGTCGGTTATCGCGGTCATTGTCCTGTTGGTTGCGGTTTGGCTTTTGCTCAAGATTTTTTCGTTGCTGGTGGCCACGTGGAAATTCCTTAACGGCGATGAGACTGCGCTGTCCCGCTATTTTGACCGCAACAGAGAACGCAAGGGATTCGACGCTTTGTCCGAAGGTCTGATGGCGCTTGCCAGCGGCGAGGGGCGTGTCGCACTGGCAAAAGCGCAGAAGGCTGACAAATATCTGAACAAGCCTGCGCTGACCAACTTGCTGACAGCACAAGCTGCCGAACTTGCCGGTGATCGCAAGATGGCAGAAGAAACATACCGCAAGCTGGTGGCTGACGAATCCACGCGTTTTGTCGGTGTGCGTGGCATCATGAAACAAAAGCTGGCTGAAGGGGATACCGACACAGCCCTGAAGCTTGCGGAGAAAGCCTTTGCGCTTAAACCCAAGCACGGGGAAACAGGTGATATTCTGCTTCAGCTTCAGGCACAGAAAGAAGACTGGACCGGTGCGCGTAAAACGCTGAGCGCCAAGTTGAAGAACGGCCAGTTGCCGCGCGACGTCCATAAACGCCGCGACGCGGTACTGGCGCTTTCCGAAGCGCGTGAAGTGTTCGACGAAGGCAACGATATAGCCGCCCGCGAATCCGCTATCGAAGCAAACCGTATGTCGCCTGATCTGATCCCGGCCGCTGTAATGGCAGCGCGTGGATATATCGAGCAGGGCAAACCACGTTATGCAGCGCGTGTACTGGCAAAGGGATGGAGCGTTCATCCCCATCCTGATCTTGCCGCCGCATTTGCGGAGATCGAACCGGATGAAAAGCCCGCAGCGCGCATCAAGCGCTTTAAGGCATTGACCAAATCAAAGCCGGATCATCCCGAAACCAAGATGCTGAACGCCGAGCTTTTCATCGCTGACGAAGATTTTCCTGCAGCACGTCGTGCGCTGGGCGATTTGGTGGAAACAGACCCGACTGCACGTTCTGTCACCTTGATGGCAGCAATTGAACGAGGCGAGGGTGCATCAGATACCGTTGTGAAAGGCTGGCTTGCTCGCGCGCTGACAGTTTCGCGTGGCCCGCAATGGATTTGCGACAATTGCCAGCACATCCATCATGATTGGGCACCGATGTGCACCAACTGCAAAAGCTTCGATACACTGACCTGGAAAACCCCGCCTATGTCCGAAGTCGCGATGCCGGGTGGCGTGCAGATGCTGCCGCTGATTGTTGGTGCGGTTGAGGACCAGTCCGGTGCTGACGGCGCGGGCGCTGTGGCGACGGTCTCTGATATCGAAGAAGCGCAGCTGGTAACTGATCCGCCGGCAATGTCTTCGGAAGCTACAGATAAGGACGGAAAAACAGCCTCTTAG
- a CDS encoding COG4223 family protein → MPATTPPPEEKRSIFWPLVLGGMIAGGIGFAASELNVFNTRVDTDRISQSLDAQGERLAALEAVEPTAPETPDLSGIEAGIASIETMVGEFEERLKELEGRPVVAGDGSAQYAQDLAALQTSVEEQKAEIDRLLENAQSIEEATSEAAQRADVQAALAKIMSAMTTGSSFESEVGDLQNSGISDVPEALAGPAADGVATLLKLQTDYPDQARAALSTARASGADDGEAGLGGFLKRQLGARSVAPRDGAGPDAVLSRAEAAVRDGQISQALTEIETLPPEAQDAMADWIAAARARADAEAAVQDLSQRLTAN, encoded by the coding sequence TGGTTCTGGGTGGGATGATTGCAGGTGGGATCGGTTTTGCCGCATCCGAATTGAATGTGTTCAATACCCGTGTTGATACGGACCGGATTTCCCAATCTCTTGACGCTCAGGGTGAACGGCTAGCGGCGCTCGAAGCTGTTGAACCGACCGCGCCCGAAACGCCTGATCTAAGTGGTATCGAAGCAGGCATTGCCAGCATCGAAACGATGGTTGGTGAATTTGAGGAGCGTCTGAAAGAGCTGGAAGGCCGACCCGTTGTCGCAGGTGACGGTTCTGCCCAATACGCGCAGGACCTTGCTGCATTGCAAACCTCTGTCGAGGAGCAGAAAGCGGAGATTGACCGCTTGCTTGAGAATGCCCAGAGCATCGAAGAGGCGACCTCGGAGGCGGCACAGCGTGCAGATGTACAAGCCGCTTTGGCCAAGATCATGTCAGCCATGACCACTGGCTCAAGCTTTGAATCCGAGGTTGGCGATTTGCAGAACAGTGGAATATCCGATGTGCCGGAAGCACTGGCAGGACCCGCCGCTGACGGTGTGGCCACCTTGTTGAAGCTGCAGACAGATTATCCCGATCAGGCACGCGCGGCCCTTTCCACGGCACGTGCTTCTGGCGCAGACGATGGTGAAGCAGGTCTGGGTGGTTTTCTGAAACGTCAGTTGGGCGCGCGTTCTGTCGCGCCACGTGATGGCGCAGGGCCCGATGCCGTACTGTCACGCGCAGAAGCGGCCGTACGCGACGGGCAGATATCTCAAGCGTTGACCGAGATCGAAACGCTCCCCCCCGAGGCGCAGGACGCCATGGCAGACTGGATTGCCGCCGCCCGCGCCCGCGCGGACGCCGAAGCTGCCGTACAAGACCTGTCGCAACGCCTGACGGCAAACTGA
- a CDS encoding carnitinyl-CoA dehydratase, with protein MSDSPVKTRREGPILEVTLDRPKANAIDLKTSRLMGEVFRDFRDDPDLRVAIITGAGDKFFCPGWDLKAASDGDAVDGDYGVGGFGGIQEMRGLNKPIIAAVNGIACGGGLELALSADMIIASDSATFALPEIRSGTVADAASVKLPKRIPYHIAMELLLTGRWFDTSEAKSWGLINEVVPAGQLMERAWALAELLASGPPLVYAAIKEIVRDAEDSKFQDAMNRITQRQLPSVDILYSSDDQLEGARAFAEKRDPVWKGK; from the coding sequence ATGTCGGACAGCCCCGTCAAAACCCGCCGTGAGGGACCAATCCTCGAAGTTACGCTGGACCGGCCAAAAGCAAATGCCATCGACCTCAAGACGTCGCGCCTGATGGGCGAGGTATTTCGGGACTTTCGGGATGATCCTGATCTTCGCGTCGCCATCATTACAGGTGCGGGCGACAAGTTCTTTTGTCCCGGTTGGGATCTTAAGGCCGCATCTGATGGTGATGCTGTCGATGGTGACTACGGTGTTGGCGGCTTCGGCGGCATTCAGGAAATGCGCGGTCTGAACAAACCGATTATCGCGGCAGTGAACGGCATCGCTTGCGGAGGGGGATTGGAGCTTGCCCTAAGCGCAGACATGATCATTGCATCTGATAGTGCCACCTTTGCCCTGCCCGAAATCCGTTCGGGTACGGTGGCCGATGCCGCCTCCGTCAAACTTCCCAAGCGCATCCCCTACCACATCGCAATGGAGCTTTTGTTGACAGGCCGTTGGTTCGATACCTCCGAAGCAAAGTCATGGGGTTTGATCAACGAAGTGGTTCCTGCTGGCCAACTAATGGAGCGCGCATGGGCGCTTGCCGAACTGCTGGCCTCGGGCCCTCCGCTTGTTTATGCCGCGATCAAAGAGATCGTTCGGGATGCGGAAGATTCCAAGTTTCAGGATGCAATGAACCGCATTACCCAGCGCCAGCTACCAAGCGTGGACATTCTTTACTCCTCGGATGACCAACTGGAAGGCGCGCGCGCCTTTGCTGAAAAACGTGATCCGGTCTGGAAAGGAAAATAG